In a genomic window of Azospirillum baldaniorum:
- a CDS encoding response regulator transcription factor, whose translation MKPDGVSVFLVEDDEDFRDALTDCLDGAGFHVRAFADALSFYKGSLSVRPDVAVIDVNLPDESGLEVLGHVTALGVGAILLTARGTTSDRVAGYEAGADIYFVKPVDTHELIAAIRGLAVKGRRRQEAAGKSVEAPASEGAAPVWLLKQRSHLLVGPDLQVVRLADQQTRLLAALALHAPNAAPRDDLLAALGHNPEFSDRQILDSAIRRLRRTVELSTGIPLAVTTIPRVGYALRDGIVLDPN comes from the coding sequence ATGAAGCCCGATGGCGTTTCGGTTTTCCTCGTGGAAGACGATGAAGATTTCCGAGACGCACTTACCGATTGTCTCGATGGGGCCGGCTTTCATGTCCGTGCTTTTGCGGATGCGCTCAGTTTCTACAAAGGTTCTTTGTCGGTGCGACCGGACGTTGCGGTGATCGACGTCAATCTGCCGGATGAAAGCGGGCTGGAGGTGCTTGGACACGTCACCGCCCTGGGCGTCGGAGCCATCCTGCTGACCGCGCGCGGCACCACCAGCGACCGGGTGGCGGGGTACGAGGCGGGGGCTGACATCTATTTCGTCAAGCCCGTGGACACGCACGAGCTGATCGCCGCGATCCGCGGGCTCGCCGTCAAGGGGCGTCGCCGCCAGGAAGCCGCCGGGAAGAGCGTGGAAGCCCCGGCGTCCGAGGGCGCCGCACCGGTCTGGCTGCTGAAGCAGCGCTCCCACCTGCTGGTCGGCCCGGACCTGCAGGTCGTCCGTCTCGCCGATCAGCAAACCAGACTCCTGGCCGCGCTCGCCCTGCACGCGCCCAACGCCGCGCCGCGGGACGACCTGCTGGCCGCGCTCGGGCACAATCCGGAATTCAGCGACCGGCAGATCCTGGACTCCGCGATTCGCCGCCTGCGTCGCACCGTCGAGCTCTCCACCGGCATTCCTCTCGCCGTGACCACAATCCCGCGGGTGGGTTACGCGTTGCGCGACGGCATCGTTCTCGATCCGAACTGA
- a CDS encoding tetratricopeptide repeat protein, which produces MPANHTADSKTGIPVPSTDKRWAEKRWEDDRWALSLVRRHRRAVVQAPDHAAGYMNLGEGLRTLGQDDAAAVINARALTLRPDYPQALCARSVLFSGQRRPRAALRLALRALAVDPAFPAGWDWLARLAGAESLDEVRLRAMLRSVRLTPARPEALVAFGTALTDGDRVRGDARAREEGVGILLRALALDPASPEVIGALAGTAFRLSHFPEVLRLIRRLHRIDPQSANAYAMRSVVATMLGDFDAAIAHGRCAVLLAPGEATPWINLALGLHALQHPEIAAHYNRRAARLDPGGAVGRFNLSLNLLAMGELARGWRLYEARWRMGGARTPDHAPLWDGSDPAGRRILLTAEQGQGDTLHFIRYAPLLATRGARVEAQVQPSLVRLVSLMPGVSAVHRSDEPPPLCDAVIPLLSLPRLFGTTLDTIPAAIPYLRAAPADEARWRDRLAGEHRVGERRLKVGLVWAGDSHAAHLSANAVDGRRSLPLAALAPLASVPGIAWISLQKGAPAAQAGTPPPGMDLIDWMDEVTDFADTGALITQLDLVISVDTSVCHLAGGLGKPVWVLSRFDACWRWLIGRDDTPWYPTMRLFRQERPGDWDPVIARLAARLRIVADHRVPAAPAL; this is translated from the coding sequence ATGCCGGCGAACCATACGGCCGATTCGAAGACCGGCATTCCCGTCCCATCGACGGACAAACGATGGGCGGAAAAACGATGGGAGGATGACCGATGGGCGCTGTCCCTGGTCCGCCGTCACCGCCGCGCCGTCGTCCAGGCGCCCGACCACGCCGCCGGTTACATGAATCTGGGTGAGGGGCTGCGCACGCTCGGCCAGGACGACGCGGCGGCGGTGATCAATGCCCGGGCCCTGACGCTGCGCCCGGATTATCCCCAGGCGCTCTGCGCGCGGTCGGTCCTCTTCTCCGGGCAGCGCCGTCCCCGGGCGGCCCTGCGTCTGGCCTTGCGGGCGCTGGCGGTGGACCCGGCCTTTCCCGCCGGCTGGGACTGGCTCGCCCGGCTGGCCGGCGCCGAATCGCTTGACGAGGTTCGGCTGCGGGCGATGCTCCGCTCCGTCCGGCTGACCCCGGCCCGCCCGGAGGCGCTGGTCGCCTTCGGCACGGCCTTGACGGACGGGGACCGGGTGCGTGGCGATGCGCGGGCTCGGGAGGAGGGAGTCGGCATTCTGCTGCGGGCTCTGGCGCTCGATCCGGCCTCCCCGGAGGTGATCGGAGCGCTGGCCGGCACCGCCTTCCGCCTCAGCCATTTTCCGGAGGTGCTGCGTCTGATCCGCCGGCTGCACCGGATCGATCCGCAGAGCGCCAACGCCTACGCCATGCGCAGCGTGGTCGCCACCATGCTGGGCGACTTCGACGCGGCGATCGCCCATGGCCGTTGCGCCGTGCTTCTGGCGCCGGGGGAGGCCACGCCCTGGATCAATCTGGCGCTCGGCCTGCACGCGCTGCAGCACCCGGAGATCGCTGCCCATTACAACCGGCGTGCCGCGCGGCTGGACCCGGGCGGGGCGGTGGGCCGCTTCAATCTGTCGCTGAACCTGCTGGCGATGGGCGAGCTGGCGCGCGGCTGGCGGCTCTACGAGGCGCGCTGGCGCATGGGCGGCGCCAGGACGCCGGATCACGCTCCGCTCTGGGACGGCAGCGACCCGGCGGGCCGCCGCATCCTGCTGACCGCGGAACAGGGACAGGGGGACACGCTGCACTTCATCCGCTACGCCCCGTTGCTGGCGACGCGCGGCGCGCGGGTGGAGGCGCAGGTGCAGCCGTCGCTGGTCCGGCTGGTCTCCCTGATGCCCGGCGTCTCCGCGGTCCATCGGTCGGACGAACCGCCGCCGCTCTGCGATGCCGTGATCCCGCTGTTGAGCCTGCCGCGCCTGTTCGGGACGACGCTGGACACCATCCCGGCCGCCATCCCCTATCTGCGCGCGGCGCCGGCCGACGAGGCGCGCTGGCGGGATCGCTTGGCGGGAGAACACCGGGTCGGAGAGCGCCGACTGAAGGTTGGGCTGGTCTGGGCCGGGGATTCGCACGCCGCGCACCTCAGCGCCAACGCGGTGGACGGGCGGCGCAGCTTGCCGCTGGCGGCGCTCGCTCCGCTGGCCTCCGTGCCGGGAATCGCCTGGATCAGCCTCCAGAAGGGCGCTCCGGCGGCCCAGGCCGGGACGCCGCCGCCCGGCATGGACCTGATCGACTGGATGGACGAGGTCACGGACTTTGCCGACACCGGCGCCCTGATCACGCAACTCGACCTCGTCATCTCGGTCGATACGTCGGTGTGCCATCTCGCCGGCGGTCTGGGAAAACCGGTCTGGGTGCTGTCGCGCTTCGACGCCTGCTGGCGCTGGCTGATCGGCCGCGACGACACGCCCTGGTACCCGACCATGCGCCTGTTCCGGCAGGAGCGCCCCGGCGATTGGGATCCGGTCATCGCCCGGCTCGCCGCCCGCCTCCGCATCGTGGCGGATCACCGGGTTCCCGCCGCGCCCGCCCTTTAA